Part of the Halopseudomonas maritima genome, GTTCAGCTGGCATCGGATTGTTCGGCCGCCGCCAGTGCACGGTGGCGTTTCAGTGCTGCGGCGCACTCCAGCGCCACCAGAATGGCGGCCACCAGCACCACGATATCCAGCCCCAGCAGGAAGTAGTTCTCCTGTTCAAAGAAGGTCTTGAGCTGCAGCACCAGGGCCAGCACGGTCATGATCAGCAGGAAGCACAGCGGCAGCAGGGTGTACCACATGGGGCGGCGCATGTGCACCAGCATCACAGTGATCACCAGCAGGGTCAGACCGGCCAGCAGCTGATTGGTGGTGCCGAACAGTGGCCAGATGATCATGCCGCCCGAGCCGTCTGCACCGCCCGCGCCAAAGGCGAGCAACAGACAGGAGCCGATGGCCAGGAGGGTCGCCGGCAGCGGCTTTTTCATCCACTGCTGGTTATAGATTTCACCCCACTCCTGGAAAATGTAGCGTTGCAGGCGCAGACCAGTATCCATGGTCGTGCCGGCAAACAGCGCTGCCATCACGGTCAGCAGGGTTGCAGCGGTTACTTCCGGCAGGCCCAGGCCGTTGTGGATGACATAAGCGCCGCCCTGCACGAAAGCCGTCACGCCGCCTTGGCCAAAGGCCGAGTACATGGCTTTCCAGTCAGTCAGGCTGGCAAAGCCGGCGCAGGCCACGAGAATGGCCGCCAGTGACAGGCAGCCTTCACCGATGGCGCCAAAGTAACCGACAAAGCGCGCATCGGTTTCCTTGTTCAGCTGCTTGGAAGTGGTGCCTGAGGCGACCAGGCCGTGGAAACCGGAAATGGCCCCGCAGGCAATGGTCACGAACAGCAAGGGCAACAGCGACGGGGTGCCGGCGGGCACATCGTTGTTGATCATGGGGGCCACCAGCACCGGGTTGAGCAGGGCGATGGCGCCATAGAGGATCAGCAGCCCTACAAACAGTTGCAGGCCGTTGATGTAGTCACGCGGTTGCAGCAGCATCCACACCGGCAGGACAGAGGCGATACCGGCATACAGGAACAGCAGCAGAATCCACACGGCGTTGCCGGACATGCCGGCTACCTCGGCCGGCATCTGGATCGGCACGCTTGGGCCGGCCCAGATCAGCGCATACAGCGCGACTACGCCAATAACCGATACCACCGGCAGGCTGATGATGCGGCGATAAATCAGCTGACCGACGATCAGCGCGACGACGATGGCGCCCCACACCGGCAGTACCGCAGTGGGGAAGTTCATCATCAGCTTGGCGATCACCACGGCGAACACCGCGTTGACCATCAGCAACACCAGGAAGATCACGATCATGAAGATGCTGCGCGCGCGCTTGCCGACCACATCGCCGGTCAGTGAGCCGACCGATTTGGCCTTGTTGCGCACACTCGCCCAGATCGCGCCCATGTCGTGCACGCCAGCGAAAAAGATAGTGCCCATGACCACCCAGAGGAAGGCGGGCAGCCAGCCCCAGATCACGGCAATGGCGGGGCCAACGATGGGCGCGGCGCCGGCGACAGAGGTGAAGTGGTGCCCCCAGAGCACAAAGCGGTTGGTCGGGACAAAGTCGATGCCATCCTCAAACTCGTGCGCCGGCGTGCGGAAGTCCGGGTCGAGTCGATAAATGTGTTTGGCAATGAAACGCGAGTAAACGAGGTACCCGAGGGACATCATGACCAGCCCGATCAGCAGAAGGATCGCTGCGCTCATGGGGTGAGGCTCCTGTACGGTTGGATCTTGTTTTAAGCGCTTTGCCTTTGTCTCAGGCAAAG contains:
- a CDS encoding carbon starvation CstA family protein, which translates into the protein MSAAILLLIGLVMMSLGYLVYSRFIAKHIYRLDPDFRTPAHEFEDGIDFVPTNRFVLWGHHFTSVAGAAPIVGPAIAVIWGWLPAFLWVVMGTIFFAGVHDMGAIWASVRNKAKSVGSLTGDVVGKRARSIFMIVIFLVLLMVNAVFAVVIAKLMMNFPTAVLPVWGAIVVALIVGQLIYRRIISLPVVSVIGVVALYALIWAGPSVPIQMPAEVAGMSGNAVWILLLFLYAGIASVLPVWMLLQPRDYINGLQLFVGLLILYGAIALLNPVLVAPMINNDVPAGTPSLLPLLFVTIACGAISGFHGLVASGTTSKQLNKETDARFVGYFGAIGEGCLSLAAILVACAGFASLTDWKAMYSAFGQGGVTAFVQGGAYVIHNGLGLPEVTAATLLTVMAALFAGTTMDTGLRLQRYIFQEWGEIYNQQWMKKPLPATLLAIGSCLLLAFGAGGADGSGGMIIWPLFGTTNQLLAGLTLLVITVMLVHMRRPMWYTLLPLCFLLIMTVLALVLQLKTFFEQENYFLLGLDIVVLVAAILVALECAAALKRHRALAAAEQSDAS